DNA from Electrophorus electricus isolate fEleEle1 chromosome 5, fEleEle1.pri, whole genome shotgun sequence:
TATGGACATACATGCATACGCTAACCCTATTGATGATGGTTCAGACGAACATTACACAATGCATTCTTCATGAACAGACTGCTAATTTTCTCACATCTGCAAGAAAAGTGAGCCTGAGGAAATAAATCCTTCAATGTcattacatataaaatgtaatgtgttggGAGCTCAAGTGcttttaaatggcttttaatCTCACTTGACCTCATAATGGCACAATTAATGACCCTGTAGGAAAACCACAGCCCTGGAATAGCActcacagtctcaatatttaaagcTAGGCTGAAatcctatctgtacagtcaggcattttattaactacttcccatcttaggtaaaggtgtcgATCTGGGGGTCcgtgggcattgagagttctggtaaactgggatgttatgatgctgtcacttcacttcacttcacttcccTCATGCCCgcgtttccttctggctctgtccTTTCAGCTGTTTATACATccccaatttacacaccctcatacctgcaCCTGCCCATGCTTAATGATCTATTCTCCCTTCCTACCGAGGTACACCTGCCCCTGATGCCAGGtcgttactgagcctcaacacATCTCAGCTGCCacagctcctcccaccaccGCCTGATGCTCACCACACCTCCATCcgagccaactacttctccgttacccttgatggatgttctcgTGCAAGATGGGTTttgaacacacgcacactgtcgggaccagactaggacatctagaaaaccagactagacatCGATTGCTTCCGCCCCccaattctatttatttatttattttccctttttcaTTCACTACTCTTTCTGTTCCTTACtgtttattgttactattgtagtgtccgCTGtctgttggccagaggaggatgggcccctcctttgagtcttggttcctctcaagctttcttcctcgtgctctgtggagtttttccttgccactgtcgcccttggcttgctcactgttTACTTGGACttgtatatttgtaaagctactttgttACAACAGTCGTTGTCAAAAGcggtatataaataaatttgacttgactcaccaaacacagtggtggTCCAGTCGCAAGACACAGACCCCGCAGATCCGGCAATGTCCTGCTCTTGGGGGACGGACCACCTTGCAGTAGGGACACCAGTTCCCCCTCCTAGTGCTCTTCTGCAGCAGACTGTCTGGCACGCCCCTGGGCTCACCACTCTGCTCTGAAGGACTCGCACGATTGGCTATCACCACCTGGTAGCATGTCCCATACTGGTAAGTGGCATCCATTTCCGGCTGAGGGCTACAGTAAGTCACTGTGCTGTGAGCATCAGAAGGGTGGGGCATGACATAGCCTGGCCCTCTCTTGGTGTGCACCAGGGTAATGACAGTAAAGAGCATGCCCATAGTCACAATGCCCAGCTGTAAATGACTAATGTCTCCTCTTGAGACGATCTCAGTGAGAAAGACGTAGTAGGTGTAGAAGAGGGAGAAAAGTGCTAAACTGAGGAAGAACAGAGTGCGGCCTTTCTTACGGTGGGTGAAATGGTAATACCAAAGCACCACGCCAGGTAATGCTGTTAgaactacaatacccagcaggTAATGCAGAGCAGCTATGTGCAACAGGACCGGCAGTAAGATAACAGGTGGGACCAAAGACAGGTCAACTTGTTTGGCCCCTGAAATCCAGGGCACTCGCAGGCGATCAGTCACCGTGTCCACCAATCGAGACAGAGTATCCGGCTTCTGGGGTTCTCTCTTGAGCCACCTGTGAAACATAAGAGGACATTGTTAACACAGGACTGAATCACTTCTCACTGTGCTTACAGAAACTtgcaaagaaaaccaaaacaaagaataaaataaattatttgcgATCTTCAAGGTGAGGCAGTACTGTCTGCATGTGCTAAAATGGGTCACTGGCACCCCAGATGGGCAGTAGTGATTCTTCCGCTCCATATCCATGACCAGACTAGTCACCAAATACACCATCGATATGCGTTCAGAGCGCTGCCATGTTTATAGGGAACTGCCTCTGCACTAAATCTGTGTTACACATCCCGCTTCCTGATGTAAACCGTGCTTGTACTGGTCCCCACAATGCTTGGAAATCCAGAACATTCCAACAATAAACACACCCCTCAGAATCTTCTCTAATGCACAAGTGGCCCACCACGAAGCATCCATCCTCCCTCACCTGTCGCAAGCCTCGTCCAGATCCTCACAGTCACAGCAACACGCTGCCACATGACTGCGTCCACCACGCCGGTCCACATACTCACAGCAGCACAAAGCATCATCGGGCTCCAGAGCCTTGCTGGCCTTCTTAGTCATGATGGATGTTGGATCATCCAGTAAACATGAGATCAGAAGAACAACTTTCACCTGGAGGTGTACAACaaggaaaaaataaactgaGGTTGGCAGGATGCTTGCCCACAGCCTGATCAATTATACACCCTTTTATTGTATTATAACTATCGATTTAACAGTTCAAGTTGCAGTCTGGAGTACTTTGATTAACTGATAAATTATGCAGCTGAAATATCATGTGACAGCAGTCAGCAGAGAACTTGACCGTGTTCCATAAACAGGGACCCACTAGCTTCTGTTACATTTGTAGGGCAAAAGTTATTAAAATCGTGTCAGGCGGTTTTGCGCTATTCCAGACTACGGAGCCTGGTTACGGTTTCTTTTTCCACAAGTTTTGTGCTGGAAACCGGGATGGAACAGTTAGTGCCCATACTCAGGACCTTCAGTGGAAAAGAGGCTATTGTGTCACTGATGGCGCATCAAAGGTATTGCAGCACCATCAGTGCCCCTTGTGGAGAACGTTGATTTTAACTCTAAAAGTGAGTGAGTTACAAGCCAGCCCCTTGAGGTGctttacatctttaaaaaaataaaaataaacaaaccaattaATAATAAGCCTGGATGGTTTGATCACAGATGATAACGTCCAGCTACAGCCATGCTCACCTGAGCATAAATACAAACCGTCATTGCACGTGTTCATCCCTTTGAAGAAAACGCGATAGCTAAATAAGTACGATCCGCCACGGACTCAGGGTTGGGAGAACCGACAGGAGCACGAAGAAGACTCTATTTAGTTAAGAATTATAAAAATTTAGACCAAAGCTAGTAGTCTTACTTTGTAGTTTATTTAGTGTGTAGAAGTGCATGTAACTTTATCGTGTAACGCATGTCTCTTGGTTACTCGCCGCCCTTTTCCGCCTTAGGTCAGTTCGTAGTCTTTTCTAAAGACTACGCActttaataaagtgtgtgttctTTGAGCAGGAGTGTTGTTGAAAACAACCCTGCTCGGTGTAACCATACTTAACTGACATTAAATGACAAAGTTAAATTGCTCATGTGTAGGATAATTAGCATAACACTGCGATTACCTTTTGGCTAATAACATCTCCTACAGTATGTCTTCCATCTTAAAAGTCAAGAGCGAGAGCACCCCGGGGAAGAGGAATAACTTCATATGAACCACCAGGATGACCTACCTTGGCAGTAAACTGCACGAACAAGAAGGATGATTTCTTTCATCTGGTGCAGTGTACACAGTACACCGCCTTAAACCGCGGACCCCACCTCATATATATGGTGCGATTGTGTCACTATATGTTCAGAACAGGTGAAAAATTAATTCTCAAGTTTACGCGTGATCGGTTAAATTATTTCCGCAAATTATGTCCTAGCTAAATCATTTACGTTATCTAGTTTTTTCAGTCATGTGAATAATCTAATAAGCTAGTCCATCATGCaggcagaagtgtgtgtgctaaGCTAGCTCTACATCCCACACGCCTTCACCTGTAAAGCTCAGAACTTGGTGACTAATGCCATATTTGAGAGACTGGGCTCCTGCGCAGTTTCCTGAAGCTGGTTATCTGGCCTAGTTAGAGTTCTTTACAAGCACGTTACAACGTGACCAGGTGTTTAAAGCTTCACCTACCTGTCTGATGGGCGTGATGTGACGTTTCATTCAGAAACTCTTCCACACACTGTTCCACATTCCCAGCCCGAAACACTGGAGTCTTTGTGGTGTGCCGAGTTGACAGACTACACGACATGGCAGCGTACGTCCAATCCGACATGGTCTACAAAAGGCGACGTGCCTGTCCTTCTTTAGCAAAAGGAAACATGCTTAGAAAGGAGCAGAAATACTAAATTCCTCCAACATCGCCTCGGAGCTTACGCACGACCAGCCGCCCAGGTCTCTTGCTTGCACTATGTCGCCTGCTAAACGCAGGAACTGGGGTTGCCTAATATTCCGTTTCCTCTTCTTCAACTTTTAACAAACCCAACCGGTTTTGTCCTAAATTTCACCTCgtgtcacaaaaaaaaaaaaacccaaaacaaacgtACGTCTAGGATATTGTAGAAAATTACAGAAGTTTATATCCAGTAGCCTGGGGCACACATTGTATTATAATCGCACTCTTGCTGTACTTGTTTCACATATTTTACACGTTAGTTTATTTGGCATCCAGAGTGAGGTTTAATCACGCATTAAAGATATGATTATCTTGCAGATCTTTAAACGGCTAAACTTCTACGACGTCGGTGAGTAGCATAAGCAAGcaagtaaatgaatgaatctaGGCAGACGTATAGCATAAGTACCCGTTACTGAACAAAGCCATTACTGTTATCGGTAGGTAAACTTGGTTTTCTTTATCATAGTCACATGCTGTTTACCGTTAATCCTTTAAAAGTAAAACCCAGCCCTCCTAACATGGAGTTTCCTCCAATATGGCAACGCGAATAGCGGAACTGCCTGTCGTCAGTCTCCTGACGTCAATACAGACGAGAGCTTTCGTTTCCAGAGTCTTGCCTTCAGCGGCACACAACTTCGCAGCACTTTTCTCTGTATACTTACTGCAGGAAGCATAAATGGACCTTACCAGTTTTCTTATAACTGCTAAAAGCTTTTCATATAGCACCACCAGCGCTTCGACTCTCTCATCCACACCTAGGGCCATAAAAATGAGGGCTGAGGCAGGTGTGCTTGGAACGGAAGGTGTGCGGGACGCACCAAGGGAGACATTTCATAGGTTAAGACTGCAATTCAGAAGCTGTACAGCATTGCTAACTACCTGTTACTTTAGAGATACCTGTTTATTTAGGTTACTGTGTGCACAAGCAAAGGATTAGTTTCACAAAATTGAGGAATGGCCATGAAAAGGGCTTATATTGAAGTCATAAACAGccaataaaaatgtcagtgaaaaCATCCGTATGGAATAAGTGGTAAAGGAAATTACGACAAAGAATGGACATCAGTTCCTCAGAAGGGTTAAAATGGCAATCACCCTTTTAAATGTGCTCCAAATTACAAGGACCTCATCACAATTGTCTCGCCAACAACCACACATTATGCCAGTGTAAACGTtctacagattttaaaaatgcccaCCCTCCACGATATTCACCATACCTCAAAAAGCCCATCAGGtgaacataaaataacattaaaacctttatttaaaaaataccaCAGAAGGGTGCAGAAACTAAAATGCATATATCCGAAGAATAATTCACAACCATCCAAAATACATATTCTCTCAGTAGCAATAATTTCCCAGACAAGTATTCAATGGTGCAatgattaacaaaacatttggaAACTAAGTGAATTTTTAGCGAGTGACAAATTTACCaacatggtaaaaaaaaaggcCTTTCAAGTTCTTCGTCATGCACTGGTTAGCAGTGCTATAACGGGATATTCCAACATTAATTACTGTTTCTTGCGCACACTCGTACCTTACGCAAGGTGGCAGGGAGAGTCTGTAGTGTTGAACAAAAATCACTCAACAACTATGCACACCAACAGGCTGAAACGGGATGCTGTATAATTAAGGCAGGCAACTGTAAAAATAATTCACACCATAATCAAAAGTGGAAAAAAGGCAACCCGTGTAAGTGTACCCTGAGCTGAGGACTCTTAGGGTCTGCGTAATACCCTGCACCAGACATCCCAGCACAAAGGTTCAAAACATTCAGCCACCTGACACCACAACAAGCCTGAAGAGGCAACAGCCAATGGCAAACGGGTGTTACTGGAGCAACCATGGCTATGGCAACGCTCTTTGACGTGGGCAGGCCCTGTGGAGCAGCCTCCCCATCCTCTTGTCGCCCGGCAGCATGGCACTCACAGGTGGCTGGAGGTCTTGTTCCGTCCCAGGAAGCTGCGTTGTAGTTCCAGCAGAGAGCTGCGAAGCtgcgtgggggaggggaggagccatCAGTACAGACAAAAGCAGCATGCACCACAGAGCCTTCAGGGAGTGAGGCTGCCCTACAACGTGCCTCTCATTACTGTCTGGAGGAAATGGAATCATCCCCTTTTATGGAGACAGCTGCTACAACAAAAATAGTAACTGTACTGTGTTTGAAGCTTGAATCTACTTTGGAGCTAGGCATTCCCTTACTACTAGAGAGGTGttacagccagccagccagcccccaaccccacacacacacacacacacacacacacacacacacacacacacacacacacacacacacctgttctagCAGGTTGATGGAGTCTTGCAGCACTGCCCTCAATAAGCGTGCTTCGTCATGACTCTGGTGGAGCACAGACTGTCTGGGGCCCAGGTCAGGTGCCAAACTGGAAGAACAAAAGATCACCTCCGTTACCATTTAAGATCTAATTAAAGgatttcacacatttaaaaaagggTTGCATTAATAGAATAAGCCAAGTTTCTGTTGCTTTATATTCCATCTACACTCCAAACAGCCTCTTCCAAAATCCTGGTACCATAAAGAAACCAAATGTGCAACTCTGACACCTCTACACTCTGGACTGCAGTACCCAACTGAAAGCATTTCAAAAGCAgtattttctccatttttcaaaacaatacAGTTTTAACTgtccttaaaatattttatgtagaAATCCAAAACTTAATACTCTGTGAGctacacacattcaacagaagtTAAAGCAGACGGCAGGTCTTCACGCCTTTACCTGGCCTCAGCTCTCTCCCGCATGCGCTGCTTGGTGCTGAGGTACATGCGGTGGGCCACGTCTTCCATGGCCCAGAGCTTAAAGAACAGCCCCAGGTTCAGTACAGTCAGAATCAGAAGGCTGAAGCAAAAACAGCAGCCACACATTAAATTATGACATGGGAACTGTCCAATTCTCTAGAGCTGCTGTTTTCCATAGCTAATTTACAACAGTCCAGACTCCTAATGGGTTGCAGAAATGAATGGATATTAAAGTTGTGCATAAGCACACAGTCATGCATACGTGCGcacgtgtacatacacacacaggtaaaagaACTGGATTAATGTGCCTTGTCTGCTCTCTCTATATCACACACTTCGTTGTTCAGTTATGTTCCATTtcttattaaacaaacaaacaaacaaacaaacaaacaaacaagcacatacacaacagagacacacacacatacacaaagaagaaaacaaacaaaacacacaccccattgGTAGGACTTCATACTGAGGTTAGGCTCTGAGCAGGCAACTCAGAAATGAACTTTAATCACCTCTGCTATCAGCTAAAGCTTCACCAGCAGCTCAGTATCCCATCAACAGGCAAACAACTTCCCACTTTCACTGTTCTCACAGATACAGACGTTTCCATGTGATCATCTGTCTGTATGTCACCACGCC
Protein-coding regions in this window:
- the zdhhc23b gene encoding palmitoyltransferase ZDHHC23 produces the protein MKRHITPIRQVKVVLLISCLLDDPTSIMTKKASKALEPDDALCCCEYVDRRGGRSHVAACCCDCEDLDEACDRWLKREPQKPDTLSRLVDTVTDRLRVPWISGAKQVDLSLVPPVILLPVLLHIAALHYLLGIVVLTALPGVVLWYYHFTHRKKGRTLFFLSLALFSLFYTYYVFLTEIVSRGDISHLQLGIVTMGMLFTVITLVHTKRGPGYVMPHPSDAHSTVTYCSPQPEMDATYQYGTCYQVVIANRASPSEQSGEPRGVPDSLLQKSTRRGNWCPYCKVVRPPRAGHCRICGVCVLRLDHHCVWINSCVGQANHRSFLLMLVFFLLTSLYGISLVLHRVCPGQGLFSALLYCPDVYSQYSTALCFTCAWYCSIVTGGLLHLLFLQLINISYNVTEREAHAALRDRTGRSLIWGLVIDTGVYSRGFWANWTEFLTMGESLERSALKPDLV